A genomic stretch from Croceibacterium aestuarii includes:
- a CDS encoding VOC family protein — MTGMPIWYELMTPEPAAVANFYAAVGGWTIPAAGNVTPGGSDYRMIFRPDGGNLGGLLKMSQDMIDHGGKPGWIAYFHVADVDAAVAEVKAGGGAVHMPATDLPVGRIAMVSDPQGAPFYLMDPIPLEGDPDAKSDVFDVSRPGHVAWNELNTDGAPGQEEFYTALLGWSNCGEMPMPGDNTYRFVECEGVRIGAIGSMKPAGMPSMWLFYLRVADIAAARDAVEASGGTIVHGPHEVPGGDTIMVATDPAGARIGIVGK, encoded by the coding sequence ATGACCGGCATGCCCATCTGGTACGAACTGATGACGCCCGAACCGGCCGCCGTCGCCAATTTCTATGCCGCGGTCGGGGGGTGGACGATCCCGGCCGCGGGCAACGTTACGCCCGGCGGATCGGATTACCGGATGATATTCCGGCCCGACGGCGGCAATCTCGGCGGCCTGCTCAAGATGAGCCAGGACATGATCGACCACGGCGGCAAGCCGGGCTGGATCGCCTACTTCCACGTCGCCGACGTCGATGCAGCGGTCGCCGAGGTGAAGGCCGGTGGCGGCGCGGTGCACATGCCCGCGACCGACCTGCCGGTCGGGCGCATCGCCATGGTCTCCGATCCGCAAGGCGCGCCCTTCTACCTGATGGACCCGATCCCGCTGGAAGGCGACCCCGACGCAAAGAGCGATGTCTTCGACGTTTCCCGGCCGGGTCACGTGGCCTGGAACGAACTCAACACCGATGGCGCGCCCGGTCAGGAGGAATTCTACACTGCCCTCCTCGGCTGGAGCAATTGCGGCGAGATGCCGATGCCGGGCGACAACACCTACCGCTTCGTCGAGTGCGAAGGGGTGCGGATCGGCGCGATCGGCTCGATGAAACCCGCAGGCATGCCCTCGATGTGGCTGTTCTACCTGCGCGTCGCGGACATTGCCGCGGCCAGGGACGCGGTCGAGGCCAGCGGCGGCACGATCGTCCACGGCCCGCACGAGGTGCCCGGCGGCGACACGATCATGGTGGCGACCGATCCCGCCGGAGCGCGGATCGGTATCGTCGGCAAGTAG
- a CDS encoding DUF1428 domain-containing protein has translation MVIHGYVIPVPEGKKQEYLELAQWYDALMIEHGAIEVFEGWELEVPDGKATDFRRAVAAEKGEKIVFSWILWPDQATADAAHEVVHEDERFTSLTSFPFDGKRMIVGTWSPIVALRRD, from the coding sequence ATGGTGATCCACGGCTACGTGATCCCGGTTCCGGAAGGAAAGAAGCAGGAATATCTCGAACTGGCGCAGTGGTACGACGCCTTGATGATCGAACACGGCGCGATCGAGGTGTTCGAAGGCTGGGAGCTCGAGGTGCCCGATGGCAAGGCGACCGACTTTCGCCGGGCCGTCGCCGCCGAGAAGGGCGAGAAGATCGTCTTCAGCTGGATTCTCTGGCCCGACCAGGCGACCGCCGATGCGGCGCACGAGGTGGTCCATGAGGACGAGCGTTTCACCTCGCTGACCAGCTTCCCGTTCGACGGCAAGCGGATGATCGTCGGCACCTGGTCCCCGATCGTCGCCCTCAGAAGGGACTGA
- a CDS encoding glutathione S-transferase family protein, with the protein MASQPTPVVTAFDWVPDFAKGLVRDLRVRWAFEELGAPYAVEKFGAAAPRPEGYVQWQPFEQVPAFRDGDLELFETGAILLYLAQKHDALLPKDERVRWQAIAWVFAGLNSVEPVFQRYFAYAVFNAGKDWAEGAKEAVLPLLRQKLKRVSDALGDKDWLAGEFSIADIMMVTVLNNLRETDFVAEFPNLAAYHARGMARDAYQRALAAQIDDFTGAPPAAAA; encoded by the coding sequence ATGGCCAGCCAACCCACCCCCGTCGTTACCGCGTTCGACTGGGTGCCCGACTTCGCCAAGGGCCTCGTGCGCGACTTGCGCGTGCGCTGGGCGTTCGAGGAACTCGGCGCGCCCTATGCGGTCGAGAAGTTCGGCGCCGCCGCGCCGCGGCCCGAGGGCTACGTCCAGTGGCAGCCGTTCGAACAGGTCCCGGCCTTCCGCGACGGCGATCTCGAGCTGTTCGAGACCGGTGCGATCCTGCTCTACCTGGCGCAGAAGCACGATGCCCTGCTGCCGAAGGACGAACGGGTCCGGTGGCAAGCGATCGCCTGGGTCTTCGCCGGGCTCAACAGCGTCGAACCGGTCTTTCAGCGCTATTTCGCTTACGCCGTCTTCAACGCCGGCAAGGACTGGGCCGAGGGCGCCAAGGAGGCGGTGCTGCCGCTGCTCAGGCAGAAGCTCAAGCGCGTGTCCGACGCGCTGGGCGACAAGGACTGGCTCGCGGGCGAGTTCTCCATTGCCGACATCATGATGGTGACCGTGCTCAACAACCTGCGCGAGACCGACTTCGTCGCCGAGTTTCCCAACCTTGCCGCCTACCATGCGCGCGGCATGGCGCGGGACGCCTACCAGCGGGCGCTGGCCGCCCAGATCGACGATTTCACGGGCGCGCCGCCCGCCGCTGCCGCCTGA
- a CDS encoding VOC family protein: protein MSKMIFVNLPVADLARSQAFYEALGFTNNPQFTNENAAAMAWSDTIVVMLLSHPFWKTFTSKTIPNAKESAQVLLCLSMDGREAVDGIVAEATAAGGAGDPTPTQDMGFMYGRSFEDPDGHIWEVMWMDPKAAAGEMPVEHVEI, encoded by the coding sequence ATGTCGAAAATGATCTTCGTGAACCTGCCGGTCGCTGACCTGGCCAGGTCGCAGGCGTTCTACGAAGCGCTCGGCTTCACCAACAACCCGCAGTTCACCAACGAGAACGCCGCTGCGATGGCCTGGTCGGACACGATCGTCGTCATGCTGCTCTCGCATCCGTTCTGGAAGACGTTCACCAGCAAGACGATCCCGAATGCGAAGGAGAGCGCGCAGGTGCTGCTGTGCCTGAGCATGGACGGCCGCGAGGCGGTGGACGGCATCGTCGCCGAGGCAACTGCGGCCGGCGGCGCGGGCGATCCCACGCCGACGCAGGACATGGGCTTCATGTACGGCCGCAGCTTCGAGGATCCCGACGGCCACATCTGGGAAGTCATGTGGATGGATCCCAAGGCCGCCGCCGGCGAAATGCCGGTCGAACACGTCGAAATCTGA
- a CDS encoding winged helix-turn-helix transcriptional regulator — MKLQKETTSSQTRHGKWYEDACGTAFAMELVGERWSLLVVRELMLGGRRFSELRKALGGISAKVLTERLESLEAAGAVRRATLPPPANVQVYELTEWGKLAEPAIQELGRWAATSPQHDPTLPLSPVSLMLSFRTMLDKARAAEFDAVVGFDLAGETYLARLKDGQLPITREGIGEAQVVFRAPAAPLLAAVFYGKVAPEELADAGVVLEGDRALATRFVDLFHLPEKVGD; from the coding sequence GTGAAGTTACAAAAAGAAACCACTTCGTCGCAAACCCGGCACGGCAAATGGTATGAGGACGCCTGCGGCACCGCCTTCGCGATGGAACTGGTGGGCGAGCGCTGGTCGCTGCTGGTCGTGCGCGAGTTGATGCTGGGCGGGCGGCGCTTTTCGGAATTGCGCAAGGCGCTCGGCGGGATTTCCGCCAAGGTGCTGACCGAGCGGCTCGAGAGCCTCGAGGCGGCCGGCGCGGTGCGCCGGGCCACTCTGCCCCCGCCGGCCAACGTCCAGGTCTACGAACTCACCGAATGGGGCAAGCTGGCCGAACCGGCAATCCAGGAACTCGGCCGCTGGGCGGCGACAAGCCCGCAGCACGACCCGACCTTGCCGCTCTCACCGGTCTCGCTGATGCTCAGCTTCCGCACGATGCTCGACAAGGCCCGCGCCGCGGAATTCGACGCCGTCGTCGGCTTTGACCTGGCTGGAGAGACCTATCTCGCCAGGCTGAAGGACGGCCAGTTGCCCATCACCCGCGAGGGGATCGGCGAGGCGCAGGTCGTTTTCCGCGCCCCGGCAGCGCCGCTGCTCGCCGCGGTCTTCTACGGCAAGGTCGCGCCGGAGGAACTGGCCGACGCGGGCGTGGTGCTCGAAGGCGACCGCGCGCTGGCGACGCGCTTCGTCGACCTGTTCCACCTGCCGGAGAAAGTCGGCGACTAG
- a CDS encoding glutathione S-transferase family protein: MKLYGFPLSPFVRKVVVAAREKGLEYELIPANPNQPSEEFLKVSPFSKIPAMSDGDFCLADSTAIVTYLEAKHPDPALLPAEPRARGRAIWFEEVSDTVLIPAGAPIVVNRFLRPKIFGTEGDEAAAQAAEEAVAKPLAYLEGEVGEGWLVGDFSIADISIACTLKTLGYAGWSLDKARYPGLAAWYDRVAAREGWQRAADEETQVFASLGG, encoded by the coding sequence ATGAAGCTCTATGGATTTCCGCTGTCACCGTTCGTTCGCAAGGTCGTGGTCGCGGCACGTGAAAAGGGGCTCGAGTACGAGCTGATCCCGGCCAATCCCAACCAGCCGAGCGAGGAGTTCCTCAAGGTCAGCCCGTTCAGCAAGATCCCGGCCATGTCCGACGGCGATTTCTGTCTCGCCGATTCGACCGCCATCGTCACCTATCTCGAAGCCAAGCACCCCGATCCGGCATTGCTTCCCGCCGAGCCGCGGGCGCGCGGGCGGGCGATCTGGTTCGAGGAAGTCAGCGATACGGTACTGATCCCGGCGGGCGCGCCGATCGTGGTCAACCGCTTCCTGCGGCCGAAGATTTTCGGCACCGAAGGCGACGAGGCCGCGGCGCAGGCGGCCGAAGAGGCGGTCGCCAAGCCGCTCGCCTACCTCGAGGGCGAAGTGGGCGAAGGCTGGCTGGTGGGCGACTTCTCGATCGCCGACATCTCCATCGCCTGCACGCTCAAGACGCTCGGCTACGCCGGATGGTCGCTCGACAAGGCCAGATATCCGGGCCTCGCAGCCTGGTACGACCGGGTCGCCGCCCGCGAAGGCTGGCAGCGCGCCGCGGACGAGGAGACGCAGGTCTTCGCCAGCCTCGGCGGCTAG
- the cobS gene encoding cobaltochelatase subunit CobS: MNEMTSTTGEGGTLMAAPDTEVDVRKTFGVDIDWTVPAFSKADERVPDIDESYVFDPDTTLAILAGFAHNRRVMIQGYHGTGKSTHIEQVAARLNWPCIRINLDAHISRIDLIGRDAIVLRDGLQVTEFREGLLPWALQHPVALVFDEYDAGRPDVMFVIQRVLEQAGKLTLLDQNRVIRPNPWFRLFATSNTVGLGDTSGLYHGTQAINQGQMDRWSIVTALNYLPAETELEIVKAKSSLDPKLLADMIRVADLSRQGFIGGDISTVMSPRTVITWAQNTEIFKDPGFAFRLTFLNKCDEAERMLVAEYYQRVFGVDLPESVVGKA; the protein is encoded by the coding sequence ATGAACGAGATGACCAGCACCACAGGCGAAGGCGGCACCTTGATGGCCGCGCCCGATACCGAAGTCGATGTCCGCAAAACCTTCGGCGTCGATATCGACTGGACCGTTCCGGCCTTCTCCAAGGCCGACGAGCGGGTGCCCGATATCGACGAAAGCTACGTGTTCGATCCCGACACCACGCTCGCGATCCTCGCCGGTTTTGCGCACAACCGCCGGGTGATGATCCAGGGCTATCACGGCACCGGGAAATCGACCCACATCGAGCAGGTCGCCGCGCGCCTCAACTGGCCGTGCATCCGCATCAACCTCGACGCGCACATCAGCCGTATCGACCTGATCGGCCGCGACGCCATCGTGCTGCGCGACGGGCTGCAGGTGACCGAGTTCCGCGAAGGGCTGCTGCCCTGGGCGCTGCAGCATCCGGTGGCGCTGGTGTTCGACGAATACGACGCCGGCCGCCCCGACGTGATGTTCGTAATCCAGCGCGTGCTCGAACAGGCCGGCAAGCTGACCCTGCTCGACCAGAACCGGGTCATCCGCCCCAACCCGTGGTTCCGCCTGTTCGCGACCTCGAACACGGTCGGACTCGGCGATACCAGCGGGCTCTATCACGGCACCCAGGCGATCAACCAGGGCCAGATGGACCGCTGGTCCATCGTCACCGCGCTCAACTACCTGCCGGCCGAGACCGAGCTGGAAATCGTCAAGGCCAAGTCGAGCCTCGACCCCAAGCTGCTGGCCGACATGATCCGCGTCGCCGACCTTTCGCGGCAGGGCTTCATCGGCGGCGACATCTCGACGGTGATGAGCCCGCGCACGGTCATCACCTGGGCGCAGAACACCGAGATCTTCAAGGACCCGGGCTTCGCCTTCCGCCTGACCTTCCTCAACAAGTGCGACGAGGCCGAGCGGATGCTGGTGGCCGAATACTACCAACGCGTGTTCGGGGTGGACCTGCCCGAGAGCGTGGTCGGCAAGGCCTAG
- a CDS encoding zinc-binding dehydrogenase, with protein MTYEGQQLLTRLDDDGTLTVEIVPQSWEEPSGSQILVRVEAAPINPSDLGLLFASADTAGADYSPGKVVAKMPEAATRAMQARHGIAMPAGNECAGTVVAAGEAPAAQALLGKRVACVPGTAYATYALADAAMAMPLAEGVTAEQGASSFVNPMTALGFVETMRKEGFTGLVHAAAASNLGQMLVRICAEDGVPLVNIVRSEAQVKLLRDLGAEHVLDMTAPGFDAALTDAIHATGAMLGFDPIGGGTLAGQILAAMERSASRGAAFSRYGSSVPKKVYIYGALDTGPTILNRAFGLTWDLGGWLLTPFMQKAGSEVVGRMRARVMKDLTTTFASHYKARVGLEEMLSKEAVGAYNARRTGEKYLVVP; from the coding sequence ATGACGTATGAAGGCCAGCAACTTCTCACGCGGTTGGACGACGACGGCACCCTGACCGTCGAAATCGTGCCGCAGAGCTGGGAGGAACCGAGCGGTTCTCAAATCCTCGTCCGGGTCGAGGCGGCGCCGATCAATCCCTCCGATCTCGGTCTGCTCTTCGCCAGCGCCGACACGGCGGGCGCGGACTATTCGCCGGGCAAGGTCGTTGCGAAGATGCCCGAGGCGGCGACCCGGGCAATGCAGGCCCGCCACGGCATCGCCATGCCGGCGGGCAACGAATGCGCCGGGACGGTCGTCGCCGCGGGCGAGGCGCCGGCGGCGCAGGCGCTGCTCGGCAAGCGCGTCGCCTGCGTGCCGGGCACGGCTTACGCGACGTACGCGCTCGCCGATGCGGCGATGGCCATGCCGCTGGCCGAGGGCGTCACCGCCGAACAGGGCGCATCGAGCTTCGTCAACCCGATGACCGCGCTCGGCTTCGTCGAGACGATGCGAAAGGAAGGCTTCACCGGCCTCGTCCACGCCGCGGCGGCGAGCAATCTGGGGCAGATGCTGGTGCGGATCTGCGCCGAGGACGGCGTGCCGCTGGTCAACATCGTGCGCAGCGAGGCGCAGGTAAAGTTGCTGCGCGATCTGGGCGCGGAGCACGTGCTCGACATGACCGCGCCCGGATTCGACGCGGCCCTGACCGACGCGATCCATGCCACGGGCGCGATGCTCGGGTTCGATCCGATCGGCGGCGGCACGCTTGCCGGGCAGATCCTCGCCGCCATGGAGCGCTCCGCCAGCCGCGGCGCGGCGTTCAGCCGCTATGGCTCCTCGGTGCCGAAGAAGGTCTACATCTACGGCGCGCTCGATACCGGACCGACGATCCTCAACCGCGCCTTCGGGCTGACCTGGGACCTCGGCGGCTGGCTGCTCACGCCGTTCATGCAAAAGGCCGGTTCCGAAGTGGTCGGCCGGATGCGCGCGCGGGTGATGAAGGACCTGACAACGACCTTCGCCAGCCACTACAAGGCGCGGGTCGGGCTCGAGGAGATGCTCTCGAAAGAAGCGGTCGGCGCATACAACGCCCGGCGCACGGGCGAGAAGTACCTGGTCGTGCCCTAG
- a CDS encoding TauD/TfdA dioxygenase family protein, whose amino-acid sequence MNPEVKLLEPSGALLTGVDCARPDDALVALVEDLMREHAVLVIRGQGHIDDAQHLAFSRAFGPLELPASKPNAHMARVAFGLYDVSNLGPDGEIADPDSPRAKISKGNELFHADSSFNDLPSKWSILRGVVVTPEKGETELIDGRLVYDALPGALKARIAGLEVEHNYFHSRRKAGATVSDDNPLAPYMRAVHPLVRTSASGRPALFVGAHAARILGMDEAESTALIEDLLAFATQRKFVYAHKWQAGDIVIWDNRCTLHRGTEYDYRRYKRDMRRSTVNESGEERSAIPAHLSLAMLSQPQPAGRM is encoded by the coding sequence ATGAACCCCGAGGTCAAATTGCTCGAACCGAGCGGCGCGCTGCTGACCGGCGTCGACTGCGCCCGGCCGGACGACGCGCTGGTGGCGCTGGTCGAAGACCTGATGCGCGAGCACGCGGTGCTGGTGATCCGCGGGCAGGGGCATATCGACGACGCGCAGCACCTTGCCTTCAGCCGAGCCTTCGGCCCGCTCGAGCTGCCCGCCAGCAAGCCCAATGCCCACATGGCGCGGGTCGCCTTCGGGCTCTACGACGTCTCCAATCTCGGCCCCGACGGCGAGATTGCCGATCCGGATTCGCCGCGGGCGAAGATTTCCAAGGGCAACGAGCTGTTCCACGCCGACAGCAGCTTCAACGACCTGCCGAGCAAGTGGTCGATCCTGCGCGGGGTCGTCGTCACGCCCGAGAAGGGCGAGACCGAGCTGATCGACGGGCGGCTGGTCTACGATGCGCTGCCCGGTGCGCTGAAGGCGCGGATCGCCGGGCTCGAAGTCGAGCACAATTATTTCCATTCGCGGCGCAAGGCCGGGGCCACGGTGTCCGACGACAATCCGCTCGCCCCCTATATGCGCGCGGTCCACCCGCTGGTCCGCACCAGCGCCTCGGGCCGCCCGGCGCTGTTCGTCGGCGCCCACGCGGCGCGGATTCTCGGCATGGACGAGGCGGAAAGCACCGCGCTGATCGAGGACCTGCTGGCCTTCGCCACCCAGCGCAAGTTCGTCTACGCGCACAAGTGGCAGGCCGGCGACATCGTCATCTGGGACAACCGCTGCACGCTCCACCGCGGCACCGAATACGACTATCGCCGCTACAAGCGCGACATGCGCCGTTCGACGGTCAACGAAAGCGGCGAGGAGAGGAGCGCGATTCCGGCGCACCTGAGCCTGGCGATGCTGAGCCAGCCGCAGCCGGCGGGCCGGATGTAG
- a CDS encoding transglycosylase domain-containing protein, producing MGMFRIFRRKDPPEQQPGSGHSGYFPLQDAPGRSWDDDDDDIVYRSGTARRAAPAWDEWDSRLDQLDRSVAQVERKRQKWWRRAYWQGRRKRWWAVRIVAAIIALFFALVAWLAITAPLSKSLQPIAPPQVTLLASDGTPIARNGAVVEAPVEVAELPPHVVEAFIATEDRRFYSHWGVDPRGIARAAFTGTGGGSTITQQLAKFTFLTPERSLTRKAREALIAFWLEAWLSKDEILERYLSNAYFGDNMYGLRAASLHYFYRQPENLKPNQAAMLAGLLQAPSAYAPTDHYDRAERRMKIVVRSMVAAGYLTEAEARAMKPPRLDVRNLDGDLPTGTYFADWALPEARTLSDVGYSRETLTTTLDSRLQEAARRAIARAPLGKAQVALVAMHPNGEVVAMIGGKDYAQSAFNRATQAQRQPGSTFKLFVYLAALDAGMSPDDTIDGSEITEGSYRPKNAEGRYAPSITLADAFAHSSNVAAVRLQQKVGTSAVIAMARQLGVSSKLAEGDPSLALGTSAMNLLELTAAYAGVAGNSFPVEPTAFPVESPGFLGSLFDGKDSFSSRTESDIKQLLRKAVNEGTGRAARLSIPNFGKTGTTQDHRDALFVGFAGDLVVGVWVGNDDDTAMPGVYGGTIPARIWKDFMTQALGRQVAPKPTSRPNPQGPVKPLDVPDVGDIPLGDSGATLNIDSGGATINGEVEGVPVGVRIDANGVQLQPQAAPTAPPQPQPAPS from the coding sequence ATGGGTATGTTCCGTATCTTTCGCCGCAAGGATCCCCCCGAACAGCAGCCGGGCAGCGGCCATAGCGGGTATTTCCCGTTGCAGGACGCACCGGGCCGGTCGTGGGACGACGACGATGACGACATCGTCTACCGCTCGGGCACCGCCCGCCGCGCTGCGCCGGCGTGGGACGAGTGGGATTCGCGCCTCGATCAGCTCGATCGCTCGGTGGCGCAAGTGGAGCGCAAGCGGCAGAAGTGGTGGCGGCGCGCCTATTGGCAGGGCCGGCGCAAGCGCTGGTGGGCGGTCCGGATCGTCGCCGCGATCATCGCGCTGTTCTTCGCCCTCGTCGCCTGGCTGGCGATTACCGCGCCGCTGTCCAAGTCGCTCCAGCCGATCGCCCCGCCGCAGGTCACGCTGCTGGCCAGCGACGGCACCCCGATCGCCCGCAACGGCGCGGTGGTCGAGGCCCCGGTCGAGGTCGCCGAGCTGCCGCCGCACGTGGTCGAGGCGTTCATTGCCACCGAGGACCGGCGCTTCTACAGCCACTGGGGCGTCGATCCGCGCGGCATTGCCCGCGCCGCCTTCACCGGCACCGGCGGCGGCAGCACGATCACCCAGCAGCTCGCCAAGTTCACTTTCCTCACCCCGGAACGCAGCCTGACCCGCAAGGCGCGCGAGGCGCTGATCGCGTTCTGGCTCGAAGCCTGGCTGAGCAAGGACGAGATCCTCGAACGCTACCTGTCGAACGCCTATTTCGGCGACAACATGTACGGGCTGCGCGCGGCCAGCCTGCACTACTTCTATCGCCAGCCGGAAAACCTCAAGCCGAACCAGGCGGCCATGCTCGCCGGGCTGCTGCAGGCCCCCTCGGCCTATGCCCCGACCGACCATTACGACCGCGCCGAGCGGCGCATGAAGATCGTGGTCCGCTCGATGGTCGCCGCCGGCTATCTCACCGAGGCCGAGGCCCGGGCGATGAAGCCCCCGCGCCTCGACGTGCGCAACCTCGACGGCGACCTCCCGACCGGGACTTATTTCGCCGACTGGGCGCTGCCCGAGGCGCGTACGCTCAGCGACGTCGGCTATTCGCGCGAGACGCTGACGACGACGCTCGATTCGCGCCTTCAGGAGGCGGCCCGGCGGGCGATTGCCCGCGCCCCGCTGGGCAAGGCGCAGGTCGCGCTGGTGGCGATGCATCCCAACGGCGAGGTCGTGGCGATGATCGGCGGCAAGGACTATGCGCAATCCGCCTTCAACCGCGCCACCCAGGCGCAGCGACAGCCGGGGTCGACCTTCAAGCTGTTCGTCTATCTCGCCGCGCTCGACGCCGGGATGAGCCCCGACGACACCATCGACGGCTCCGAGATTACCGAGGGTTCGTACCGGCCGAAGAATGCCGAGGGCCGGTATGCGCCCTCGATCACCCTGGCCGACGCCTTCGCCCATTCGAGCAATGTCGCCGCGGTGCGGCTGCAGCAGAAAGTCGGGACCAGCGCGGTAATCGCCATGGCGCGCCAGCTCGGCGTAAGCTCGAAGCTGGCCGAGGGCGACCCGAGCCTGGCGCTCGGCACTTCGGCGATGAACCTGCTCGAGCTCACCGCCGCCTATGCGGGGGTGGCTGGCAACTCCTTCCCGGTCGAACCGACCGCCTTTCCGGTCGAAAGCCCGGGTTTCCTGGGCAGCCTGTTCGACGGCAAGGACAGCTTCTCCTCGCGCACCGAATCCGACATCAAGCAGCTGCTGCGCAAGGCGGTCAACGAAGGCACCGGACGCGCTGCGCGGCTGTCGATCCCCAACTTCGGCAAGACCGGCACCACGCAGGACCACCGCGATGCGCTGTTCGTCGGCTTCGCCGGCGACCTGGTGGTCGGCGTATGGGTCGGCAACGACGACGATACGGCGATGCCGGGCGTCTACGGCGGGACCATCCCGGCGCGCATCTGGAAGGATTTCATGACCCAGGCGCTCGGCAGGCAGGTCGCGCCGAAACCGACCTCGCGCCCCAACCCGCAAGGCCCGGTCAAGCCGCTCGACGTACCCGACGTCGGCGACATCCCGCTCGGCGACAGCGGCGCGACGCTCAACATCGACAGCGGCGGGGCGACGATCAACGGCGAGGTTGAAGGGGTGCCCGTGGGCGTCCGCATCGACGCCAACGGGGTTCAGCTTCAGCCGCAAGCGGCACCCACCGCTCCGCCGCAACCTCAGCCGGCTCCGTCATGA
- the truA gene encoding tRNA pseudouridine(38-40) synthase TruA: MTRFALTLEFDGGPFMGLQRQDHGPSVQQAVETAVTAVTGEIATLQSAGRTDSGVHALAMRSHVDIAKEIEPFRLMEALNALLRPDPIAVLACEVVADDWHARFSCIGRAYEYRIANRRAPLTLERGQAWHIARELDAEAMHRAAQHLVGRHDFTTFRSAHCQARDPVKTLDRLDVSREGDHVIVRAEARSFLHHQVRSMVGTLALVGQGQWREAQVAEALAARDRAALGLNAPPEGLYFVRAVYED, encoded by the coding sequence ATGACCCGCTTCGCCCTGACCCTCGAATTCGACGGCGGTCCGTTCATGGGTCTGCAACGCCAGGACCACGGGCCGAGCGTGCAGCAGGCGGTCGAGACGGCGGTGACGGCCGTCACCGGCGAGATCGCGACCCTGCAAAGCGCCGGGCGGACCGACAGCGGGGTGCATGCGCTGGCCATGCGCAGCCATGTCGACATCGCCAAGGAGATCGAACCGTTCCGGCTGATGGAGGCGCTCAACGCGCTGCTGCGGCCCGATCCGATCGCGGTCCTTGCCTGCGAGGTGGTGGCGGACGACTGGCACGCGCGGTTTTCGTGCATCGGCCGGGCCTACGAATACCGCATCGCCAACCGCCGCGCGCCGCTGACGCTCGAGCGCGGGCAGGCCTGGCACATCGCGCGCGAGCTCGATGCCGAGGCGATGCACCGCGCCGCGCAGCACCTCGTCGGGCGCCACGACTTCACCACCTTCCGTTCGGCGCATTGCCAGGCCCGGGACCCGGTCAAGACGCTCGACCGGCTCGACGTCAGCCGCGAGGGCGATCACGTGATCGTGCGGGCCGAGGCGCGCAGTTTCCTGCATCACCAGGTCCGCTCGATGGTCGGCACGCTGGCGCTCGTCGGCCAGGGGCAGTGGCGCGAGGCGCAGGTGGCGGAGGCGCTGGCGGCGCGCGACCGCGCCGCGCTCGGCCTCAACGCCCCGCCGGAAGGGCTTTACTTCGTTCGCGCCGTCTACGAAGATTGA
- the fmt gene encoding methionyl-tRNA formyltransferase: MEFGTMRIVFMGTPDFSVPTLRALHEAGHDIVAAYTQPPRPAGRGKQERKSPVHVAAEAMGVPVCHPHSLRDLDTQADFLAHEAELGVVVAYGLILPKAVLEGPVHGCLNVHASLLPRWRGAAPIQRAILAGDHVTGVTIMQMEEGLDTGPMLASARVPIEDKTAGELHDELAEIGAHLLVQTVDQLGELKAEPQPPGATYAAKIDKAEARIDWRKPAELLEREVRAFAPFPGSWFELGSERVKVLRAHVIGANGATGAVLDDRLTIACGNAALRPELVQPAGKPPMDAAAFLRGHKVAQGTVLR, from the coding sequence ATGGAATTCGGCACTATGCGCATCGTCTTCATGGGAACGCCGGACTTTTCCGTGCCGACCCTTCGTGCGTTGCACGAAGCCGGGCACGATATCGTGGCCGCCTACACCCAGCCGCCGCGTCCCGCGGGACGCGGCAAGCAGGAGCGCAAGTCCCCCGTCCACGTCGCGGCGGAAGCAATGGGGGTTCCCGTCTGCCATCCGCATTCGCTGCGCGATCTCGACACCCAGGCCGATTTCCTTGCCCACGAGGCGGAGCTGGGCGTGGTCGTCGCCTATGGCCTGATTCTGCCCAAAGCGGTCCTGGAAGGGCCGGTGCACGGCTGTCTCAACGTCCACGCCAGCCTGCTGCCGCGCTGGCGCGGGGCGGCGCCGATCCAGCGGGCCATCCTGGCCGGCGATCACGTCACCGGGGTGACCATCATGCAGATGGAGGAAGGCCTCGACACCGGCCCGATGCTGGCGAGCGCCCGGGTTCCGATCGAGGACAAGACCGCCGGCGAGCTCCACGACGAACTCGCCGAGATCGGCGCCCACCTGCTGGTCCAGACCGTGGATCAACTCGGCGAGCTCAAGGCCGAACCGCAACCGCCGGGTGCGACCTATGCCGCCAAGATCGACAAGGCGGAAGCGCGCATCGACTGGCGCAAGCCGGCCGAACTGCTCGAGCGCGAAGTGCGCGCCTTCGCCCCCTTTCCCGGATCGTGGTTCGAGCTGGGCAGCGAGCGGGTGAAGGTGCTGCGCGCGCATGTCATCGGTGCCAATGGAGCCACCGGCGCGGTGCTCGACGACCGGCTGACCATCGCCTGCGGCAATGCCGCGCTGCGCCCCGAACTGGTTCAGCCGGCGGGCAAGCCGCCGATGGACGCCGCGGCCTTTCTGCGCGGACACAAGGTTGCGCAAGGGACGGTGCTGCGATGA